One part of the Sorangiineae bacterium MSr11954 genome encodes these proteins:
- a CDS encoding beta-lactamase family protein, producing the protein MTNGTASIPDAALARRVDAVLERALGERRIVGAVVLVARDGHLAYERAVGFADREAGRPMREDAIFLLASLTKPIAAAAALALLDAGALRLDDPVTRWLPAFRPKLEDGREPVITVRHLLTHTAGLGYRFLEIEGGPYHRAGVSDGGDVRGVSLEENLRRLGSVPLLYEPGSAWGYSLASDVLGGVVARAGGAGSPAGFAEVVQRVITAPLGMKDTAFEVVDRTRLVTHYASGPKGPVPMSEPHVVALGPTQIQFSPTRIFDPDSYPSGGAGMAGTARDVLGFLEALRTGGAPILREETVAEMTRNQIGDFTSSLLRPGIGYGYGVAVVRDPSQSGSALTAGSFQWGGAYGHHGWVDPRAGVSAVILTNVALACTLGPLADDIKRAVHAP; encoded by the coding sequence ATGACGAACGGCACGGCATCCATCCCAGACGCGGCGCTCGCGCGCCGCGTCGATGCCGTGCTCGAACGGGCCCTCGGCGAACGGCGCATCGTGGGCGCGGTGGTGCTCGTCGCCCGCGATGGGCACCTCGCCTACGAGCGCGCCGTAGGCTTCGCCGATCGCGAGGCTGGGCGCCCCATGCGCGAGGACGCCATCTTCCTCCTCGCGTCGCTCACGAAGCCCATCGCGGCAGCCGCGGCGCTCGCGCTCCTGGACGCGGGCGCGCTCCGCCTGGACGATCCGGTGACCCGCTGGCTCCCCGCATTTCGCCCCAAGCTCGAAGACGGGCGCGAGCCGGTCATCACCGTGCGCCACTTGCTCACGCACACGGCGGGCCTCGGCTATCGGTTCCTCGAGATCGAGGGTGGGCCATACCACCGCGCCGGCGTCTCCGATGGCGGTGACGTTCGCGGCGTGTCGCTCGAGGAGAACCTGCGCCGCCTTGGCTCGGTGCCGCTGCTCTACGAGCCGGGCTCCGCGTGGGGTTACTCGCTCGCGTCCGACGTGCTCGGCGGGGTGGTGGCACGCGCGGGCGGCGCCGGATCGCCCGCGGGCTTCGCCGAGGTGGTTCAAAGGGTGATCACGGCGCCGCTGGGGATGAAGGACACGGCGTTCGAGGTGGTCGACCGAACGCGCCTGGTCACGCACTACGCGAGCGGACCGAAAGGGCCGGTCCCCATGTCGGAGCCGCACGTGGTCGCCTTGGGGCCCACGCAAATCCAATTCAGCCCCACCCGCATTTTCGATCCCGACTCGTATCCCTCGGGCGGCGCGGGCATGGCCGGCACCGCGCGCGACGTGCTCGGGTTCCTCGAGGCGCTGCGCACCGGCGGCGCGCCCATCCTGCGCGAGGAGACGGTGGCCGAGATGACGCGCAATCAAATTGGCGATTTCACGTCATCGCTTTTGCGCCCCGGAATTGGATATGGCTATGGCGTGGCCGTGGTTCGCGATCCATCGCAGAGCGGCTCGGCGCTGACGGCGGGGAGCTTTCAGTGGGGCGGCGCTTATGGCCACCATGGGTGGGTGGATCCCCGCGCGGGCGTGTCGGCGGTCATCCTGACCAATGTGGCGCTTGCTTGCACCCTCGGTCCGCTCGCCGACGACATCAAGCGCGCGGTGCACGCGCCGTAG
- a CDS encoding VWA domain-containing protein, with translation MVQMQRLAWAALALLASAASSGCGVVGSVFGSDDDDGNGGSGDGNAGIGGEFGGKPSIGGLGDLEACATAREQGSLRPVNLIVMFDKSGSMGDGTDAGNNYSTRWAPVSKGMSTFFSDPKSAGLSASLQYFPIGGAECNASTYTNPAVPRTALPSRSFETSIGGIRPGGDTPTRGALEGAIATAKSTLASRPQERAVIILVTDGQPTACGKLPDVYATAKAGFEGTPSVPTYVVGVGPDTGNLDDIAKSGGTASAIYVAASADPAKTTADLLTQLDKIRGQVASCSFTLPRPPNGKELDIRSVNVVLTPAGGKPTTMTYNSSCDGGQGWHYDHVAAPKSIELCPATCDSVKNAKGSTIQIAFGCALNGKIN, from the coding sequence ATGGTGCAAATGCAAAGACTTGCTTGGGCAGCACTCGCGTTGCTCGCCTCCGCCGCGTCGTCGGGCTGCGGCGTCGTTGGCTCGGTGTTCGGCAGCGACGATGACGATGGCAACGGCGGGAGCGGCGACGGAAACGCCGGCATCGGCGGTGAGTTCGGCGGCAAGCCCTCCATCGGCGGGCTCGGCGATCTCGAGGCATGTGCGACGGCGCGCGAACAAGGCTCGCTCCGGCCCGTCAACCTGATCGTGATGTTCGACAAGTCCGGCAGCATGGGCGACGGCACGGACGCGGGGAACAATTACAGCACGCGCTGGGCGCCGGTCAGCAAAGGCATGTCGACGTTCTTCAGCGATCCGAAATCGGCGGGGCTCAGCGCGTCGCTTCAATATTTTCCCATCGGCGGCGCCGAGTGCAACGCGAGCACGTACACGAACCCCGCGGTGCCGCGCACCGCGTTGCCGAGCCGCAGCTTCGAGACCTCGATCGGCGGCATCCGGCCGGGCGGCGACACGCCCACGCGGGGTGCGCTCGAAGGGGCCATCGCAACGGCAAAGTCCACCTTGGCTTCACGGCCGCAAGAGCGCGCCGTCATCATCTTGGTCACCGACGGTCAACCCACGGCATGCGGGAAATTGCCGGACGTTTACGCGACGGCCAAAGCGGGGTTCGAAGGGACGCCATCGGTCCCGACCTATGTCGTCGGCGTGGGCCCCGACACCGGCAACCTCGACGACATCGCGAAGAGCGGCGGAACGGCGAGCGCGATCTACGTGGCCGCCAGCGCCGATCCGGCGAAGACCACCGCGGACCTCCTCACGCAGCTCGATAAAATTCGCGGACAGGTGGCATCGTGCTCGTTCACGCTGCCGCGACCACCGAACGGCAAGGAGCTTGACATTCGATCCGTCAACGTCGTGTTGACCCCCGCCGGCGGGAAGCCCACGACCATGACGTACAACTCTTCGTGCGACGGTGGACAAGGGTGGCACTACGACCATGTTGCAGCCCCGAAGAGCATCGAGCTCTGCCCCGCGACATGTGACAGCGTGAAAAATGCGAAGGGGAGCACGATTCAAATTGCCTTTGGTTGTGCTCTCAACGGCAAAATCAACTAA
- a CDS encoding VWA domain-containing protein has product MIRLRSISLAAMSAMIATVAFAGCGSDGGSGLPNDPGGNPGGPNGDNPGGDIRGGGKGDGGTSGNIGDVANCAAATAQSALVKVNLITMFDKSGSMGRYKDDSGNWIDNTAKRWTPVSKGMTAFYSDPKSAGMNATLQYFPLSDSKGNICNVGTYSSPSVGLTPLPNGAFSNSLSATTPEGNTPTEPSLQGAVNTARAILASRKGEKAVVLFVTDGEPNGCSSTVDGAAKIAEDSYKGIPAAGIPSVPVYAIGVGPSTGAIDRIATAGGTTGVHVDVDNPDQTTSQLVSELQKIRGSVMSCSFAIPEPSDKREINFDAVRVNFTNGAGQATTLKYNETCAGNDGWRYDVKPSATVKPHSITLCANTCSTIQGDPNGKINIAFDCKGNGGGPIH; this is encoded by the coding sequence ATGATCCGACTTCGAAGCATCTCTCTCGCCGCGATGTCGGCCATGATTGCGACCGTTGCTTTTGCGGGGTGTGGCAGTGATGGTGGCTCCGGGCTTCCCAACGACCCAGGTGGAAATCCTGGCGGGCCGAACGGCGACAACCCGGGCGGTGATATCCGCGGTGGTGGCAAAGGCGACGGTGGCACGAGCGGAAATATCGGCGACGTGGCGAACTGCGCGGCCGCGACGGCTCAGAGCGCGCTCGTGAAGGTCAACTTGATCACCATGTTCGATAAGTCGGGGAGCATGGGCAGGTACAAGGACGATAGCGGCAACTGGATCGACAACACCGCAAAGAGGTGGACGCCGGTCAGCAAGGGAATGACGGCGTTCTACTCCGATCCCAAATCGGCGGGGATGAATGCGACGCTCCAGTATTTCCCGCTTTCCGACAGCAAGGGCAACATTTGCAACGTGGGCACCTACAGTAGTCCTTCGGTCGGGCTAACCCCGCTACCGAACGGTGCCTTCTCGAACTCGTTGAGCGCCACCACTCCGGAAGGAAATACCCCGACGGAGCCCTCGCTCCAGGGTGCCGTCAATACAGCAAGGGCCATTCTCGCGAGCCGCAAAGGAGAAAAGGCCGTCGTCCTCTTCGTCACCGACGGCGAGCCCAATGGTTGCAGCAGCACCGTCGATGGAGCCGCAAAAATCGCCGAGGATTCCTACAAAGGAATTCCGGCGGCGGGGATTCCCTCGGTTCCAGTCTACGCCATCGGGGTCGGACCCTCGACGGGAGCGATCGACCGCATTGCAACCGCAGGTGGTACGACCGGAGTTCACGTCGACGTAGACAACCCGGACCAAACCACGAGCCAGCTCGTATCGGAGCTCCAAAAGATCCGCGGCTCCGTCATGTCCTGCTCCTTCGCGATCCCGGAGCCGTCCGACAAACGCGAGATCAACTTCGACGCCGTCCGCGTGAACTTCACGAACGGAGCCGGCCAGGCGACGACGCTGAAGTACAACGAGACGTGCGCCGGCAACGACGGCTGGCGCTACGACGTGAAACCGTCCGCGACCGTGAAGCCGCACAGCATCACGCTCTGCGCGAACACGTGCAGCACCATCCAGGGCGACCCCAACGGCAAGATCAACATCGCCTTCGACTGCAAGGGCAACGGCGGCGGCCCGATCCACTGA
- a CDS encoding FAD-dependent oxidoreductase encodes MTAHPDTATAPSDGQGPELHLGIPGFSYEDLYDPARLAELHAIFDLDFAQRAPEAYAQFDAYRRVRGEGMTPEQKSEALLAAAPHVSAFVGRLFGVEKELAVLRDQIASRGPLWQFKHEFAKKRVLGPSAGKAWKALGYDSERAANVSRLALTTVLGGNGPLEADEELATARAVLALFEIDDTARKVKKGGGATWTDELRDRAHAVAEALRGAGLAGEPSANLDDAALVAHALDAIEAYLASRYADHHDPVSDWPSLHQPKNLDYANLVQLRRPEPDMPELFVGPSHERRERGSFTLTDRRFNARQAEQEINYCIFCHNRDKDSCSKGLLDPKQHVIKKNPLGVKLDGCPLEEKISEMHTVRGQGDPLGALALVTIDNPMCPGTGHRICNDCMKACIFQKQEPVNIPQIETRVLTEVLDLPWGLEIYGFLTRFNPLNVFRPHIKPYCGKNVLVVGLGPAGYTLAHHLACEGFGVVAVDGLKIEPLPADIIGRGRSAPVPVHDFQKLYGELDERILLGFGGVSEYGITVRWDKNFLTVVYVTLARHRNLRIYGGIRFGGTLTLDDAWDLGIDHVAIAAGAGKPTIIDMKNNLSRGIRKASDFLMALQLTGAYKKSSIANLQIQLPAVVIGGGLTAIDTATELLAYYVIQIEKTRERFEQLGRDRTADELRSMFDAEEWELLQQHLLHARELAEEKALAQKENREARVQQLCDKWGGVSLVYRKTLQDSPAYRLNHEEVEKSLEEGVRYIENMSPVEAVLDERRHVRAIQFKRKDGSLVELPARTVCVAAGTNPNVTYEREYEGTFELDERQYFFKAHYATVDAAGKVTLHPIQAGAAAAVNGGGAPAPKIGFFTSYSKDNHTVTFYGDNHPHYAGSVVRAMASAKDGYRHVVALFPDIQRLDAAAQPERDRALAATFERLDRELIAQVVGVNRLTQTIVEVVVRAPLAARKFKPGQFYRLQNFETFAPIVDNTRLAMEGLALTGAWVDEQKGEMGTIVLEMGGSSRLCAALRPGEPVVLMGPTGTPTEIAHGETVLLCGGGLGNAVLFSIARAFKALGSKVLYFAGYKRGEDLFKQDDIERYTDQVIWCTDMGKTIEPRRPQDRQFRGNIVEGMRAYAEGLLGGVDIPLSTVNRIIAIGSDRMMAAVKEARHGVLAPKLNPVHRAIASINSPMQCMMKEVCAQCLQKHVDPVTKKETVVFSCFNQDQEIDSVDFAHLRERLRINSMQEKLADAWLMRLLAKKPDLLRV; translated from the coding sequence ATGACCGCTCATCCCGACACCGCCACCGCGCCGAGCGACGGACAAGGTCCCGAGCTCCACCTGGGCATCCCCGGGTTCTCCTACGAAGATCTGTACGATCCGGCGCGCCTCGCCGAGCTCCACGCCATCTTCGACCTGGACTTCGCCCAGCGCGCGCCGGAAGCGTACGCGCAGTTCGACGCTTACCGGCGGGTGCGCGGTGAAGGGATGACCCCCGAGCAAAAGAGCGAAGCGCTGCTCGCCGCCGCCCCCCACGTGAGCGCCTTCGTGGGGCGCCTCTTCGGGGTCGAAAAGGAGCTCGCCGTTCTGCGCGATCAGATCGCGTCGCGCGGGCCGCTCTGGCAATTCAAGCACGAGTTCGCGAAGAAGCGCGTGCTCGGCCCGAGCGCCGGCAAGGCCTGGAAGGCCCTCGGCTACGACTCCGAACGCGCCGCCAACGTGTCGCGCCTCGCGCTCACCACCGTGCTCGGTGGCAACGGGCCGCTGGAAGCCGACGAGGAGCTCGCGACCGCGCGCGCCGTCCTCGCTTTATTCGAAATCGACGATACGGCGCGCAAGGTGAAGAAGGGTGGCGGCGCCACCTGGACCGACGAGCTTCGCGACCGCGCCCATGCCGTGGCCGAGGCCCTTCGCGGCGCGGGCTTGGCGGGCGAGCCCTCGGCCAACCTCGACGACGCGGCCTTGGTGGCGCACGCGCTCGACGCCATCGAGGCCTACCTGGCGAGCCGCTACGCCGATCACCACGATCCGGTGTCGGACTGGCCTTCGCTCCACCAGCCGAAGAACCTGGACTATGCGAACCTGGTGCAGCTCCGCCGCCCGGAGCCCGACATGCCGGAGCTGTTCGTGGGCCCCTCGCACGAGCGGCGCGAGCGCGGCAGCTTTACGTTGACCGATCGCAGGTTCAACGCGCGGCAGGCCGAGCAAGAGATCAACTACTGCATCTTCTGCCACAACCGCGACAAGGACTCGTGCTCCAAGGGGCTGCTCGATCCCAAGCAGCACGTCATCAAGAAGAACCCCTTGGGCGTGAAGCTCGACGGGTGCCCGCTGGAGGAGAAGATCAGCGAGATGCACACCGTGCGAGGGCAGGGCGATCCGCTGGGGGCGCTGGCGCTGGTGACCATCGACAACCCCATGTGCCCGGGCACCGGTCACCGCATCTGCAATGATTGCATGAAGGCCTGCATCTTCCAGAAGCAGGAGCCGGTCAACATCCCGCAAATCGAGACCCGGGTTTTGACCGAGGTGCTCGACCTGCCCTGGGGCCTGGAGATTTACGGCTTCCTCACCCGATTCAACCCGCTCAATGTGTTTCGGCCGCACATCAAACCTTATTGCGGCAAGAACGTGCTGGTGGTGGGGCTCGGCCCCGCGGGCTATACGCTCGCGCACCATCTGGCGTGCGAAGGCTTTGGCGTGGTGGCGGTCGACGGGCTGAAAATCGAGCCACTCCCGGCCGATATCATCGGGCGCGGCCGCAGCGCACCGGTCCCCGTTCACGATTTCCAAAAGCTCTATGGAGAGCTCGACGAGCGTATTCTGCTCGGGTTCGGCGGGGTGAGCGAATATGGGATTACCGTTCGCTGGGACAAGAACTTCCTCACCGTCGTTTACGTCACGTTGGCCCGGCACCGGAATCTGCGCATCTACGGGGGCATCCGCTTCGGCGGCACGTTGACCTTGGACGACGCGTGGGATTTGGGGATCGATCACGTGGCCATCGCGGCGGGGGCAGGAAAGCCGACCATCATCGATATGAAGAACAACCTTTCGCGCGGCATCCGAAAGGCGTCGGACTTCTTGATGGCGCTGCAGCTCACCGGGGCTTACAAGAAGAGCTCGATTGCCAATTTGCAAATCCAATTGCCGGCCGTGGTCATCGGCGGCGGCCTCACGGCCATCGATACGGCCACCGAGCTATTGGCCTATTACGTCATCCAGATTGAAAAGACGCGGGAGCGCTTCGAGCAGCTCGGGCGCGATCGCACGGCGGATGAATTGAGGTCGATGTTCGACGCGGAGGAGTGGGAGCTCTTGCAGCAGCACCTTTTGCACGCGAGAGAGCTGGCCGAGGAGAAGGCGCTCGCGCAAAAGGAGAACCGCGAGGCGCGGGTGCAGCAGCTCTGCGACAAGTGGGGCGGCGTTTCGCTCGTGTACCGCAAGACCTTGCAAGACTCGCCCGCGTACCGGTTGAACCACGAGGAGGTCGAAAAGAGCCTCGAGGAGGGGGTGCGCTACATCGAGAACATGTCGCCGGTCGAGGCGGTGCTCGACGAGCGCCGCCACGTTCGGGCCATTCAATTCAAGCGCAAGGACGGCTCGCTGGTGGAGCTGCCGGCGCGCACGGTGTGCGTCGCGGCCGGCACGAACCCCAACGTGACGTACGAGCGTGAGTACGAGGGGACCTTCGAGCTCGATGAGCGGCAGTACTTCTTCAAGGCGCACTACGCCACCGTCGATGCGGCGGGGAAGGTGACGTTGCATCCGATTCAGGCGGGGGCTGCTGCAGCCGTGAATGGCGGCGGGGCGCCGGCGCCGAAGATTGGCTTCTTTACGAGCTATTCGAAGGACAACCACACCGTCACGTTCTACGGGGACAACCATCCGCACTACGCGGGGAGCGTGGTGAGGGCGATGGCCAGCGCCAAGGATGGCTACCGTCACGTGGTGGCGCTGTTTCCGGACATTCAGCGGCTCGATGCGGCGGCGCAGCCGGAGCGGGATCGGGCGCTGGCCGCGACCTTCGAGCGGCTCGATCGGGAGCTCATCGCGCAGGTGGTGGGGGTGAATCGGCTGACGCAGACCATCGTGGAGGTGGTGGTGCGCGCGCCGCTGGCGGCGCGGAAGTTCAAGCCGGGGCAATTCTACCGGTTGCAAAATTTCGAGACATTTGCGCCCATCGTGGACAACACGCGGCTGGCGATGGAGGGGCTGGCGCTGACCGGTGCGTGGGTCGACGAGCAAAAGGGCGAGATGGGCACCATCGTGCTCGAGATGGGCGGCAGCTCGCGCTTGTGCGCGGCGCTTCGGCCGGGGGAGCCGGTGGTGCTGATGGGGCCCACGGGAACACCGACGGAGATTGCCCATGGTGAGACGGTGCTGCTCTGCGGCGGTGGGTTGGGCAACGCGGTGCTCTTCTCGATCGCCCGGGCGTTCAAGGCGCTGGGGTCGAAGGTGCTGTACTTCGCCGGGTACAAGCGGGGCGAGGATCTGTTCAAGCAGGACGACATCGAGCGGTACACGGACCAGGTCATCTGGTGCACCGACATGGGCAAGACGATCGAGCCGCGTCGGCCGCAGGACCGTCAGTTCCGGGGCAACATCGTGGAGGGGATGCGGGCGTATGCCGAGGGGCTGCTCGGCGGCGTGGACATCCCGCTGTCGACCGTGAACCGCATCATCGCCATCGGCTCGGATCGGATGATGGCGGCCGTGAAGGAGGCGCGCCATGGGGTGCTGGCGCCAAAGTTGAACCCCGTGCACCGGGCGATCGCGAGCATCAACTCGCCGATGCAGTGCATGATGAAAGAGGTGTGCGCGCAGTGCTTGCAGAAGCACGTGGACCCGGTGACGAAGAAGGAGACCGTGGTGTTCTCTTGCTTCAATCAGGACCAAGAGATCGACTCGGTGGACTTCGCCCACCTGCGGGAGCGGCTGCGCATCAATTCGATGCAGGAGAAGCTGGCGGATGCTTGGTTGATGCGGCTCTTGGCGAAGAAGCCGGATTTGTTGCGCGTGTAG
- a CDS encoding glycosyltransferase, translating to MKIVIVTVGSLGDTAPYIGLGVRLRTAGHDVAIAAQEGFAERVHEAGLEFRLLPGDIRADLASENGQRLHQAGSWIQAAPAMMRLASKMFEDLAGGIAEAARGADLLLIHRIALMHGQFVAKAMGIPSMVLELFPSGIAPTSEFLPAVFGAGSLGSWGNRAVYQLLRASTEKSAKLIAKLQDFQKELGLAPITLAEFYRQMDLEQWPIYHGFSPTVVPRPKDWRPGLEIVGYFWPEHAPHWKPPAKLVDFLESGPAPVFIGFGSLVPGERERLAELIATAVRHAKVRAVVQAGWGSLAIDGATNGAHRDDVLSIGPVPHDWLFPQMAAVVHAGSAGITGAGLRAGVPAVPIPAMNDQPFWAERLVKLGVAPGALRFQKLSPARLSYFVQQAVTQPQHRQAAQRVAECIRTEDGAGRIVEAVERIAASN from the coding sequence ATGAAGATAGTCATTGTGACGGTTGGCTCGCTCGGGGACACCGCTCCCTACATCGGCCTAGGCGTTCGGCTCCGGACCGCCGGCCACGATGTGGCCATCGCAGCCCAGGAGGGCTTCGCGGAGAGGGTGCACGAGGCCGGCCTGGAGTTCCGGCTGCTCCCGGGCGATATCCGCGCCGATCTCGCGTCCGAAAACGGCCAGCGCTTGCACCAAGCCGGCTCGTGGATCCAAGCCGCGCCGGCCATGATGCGCCTGGCGTCGAAGATGTTCGAGGATCTGGCGGGCGGCATCGCCGAGGCCGCGCGCGGCGCCGATCTTCTTCTGATCCACCGCATCGCGCTCATGCACGGGCAGTTCGTCGCCAAAGCCATGGGCATCCCGAGCATGGTGCTGGAGCTCTTTCCGAGCGGCATCGCGCCCACCTCGGAGTTTCTCCCCGCGGTGTTCGGCGCGGGCTCGCTCGGAAGCTGGGGAAACCGCGCCGTCTACCAGCTCCTGCGGGCGAGCACGGAAAAGTCGGCCAAGCTGATCGCGAAGCTCCAGGACTTCCAGAAGGAGCTGGGCTTGGCCCCCATCACCCTCGCCGAGTTCTATCGGCAGATGGACCTCGAGCAATGGCCCATCTACCACGGCTTCAGCCCCACGGTGGTGCCGCGCCCCAAGGACTGGCGGCCGGGCCTGGAGATCGTCGGTTATTTCTGGCCCGAGCACGCGCCGCACTGGAAGCCGCCGGCGAAGCTCGTGGACTTCCTCGAGTCGGGGCCGGCGCCGGTGTTCATCGGGTTCGGAAGCCTGGTCCCCGGTGAGCGCGAGCGACTGGCCGAGCTGATCGCCACCGCCGTGCGCCACGCCAAGGTGCGGGCGGTGGTGCAAGCGGGATGGGGGAGCCTCGCCATCGACGGCGCCACCAACGGGGCCCACCGCGACGATGTGCTCTCCATCGGCCCCGTGCCGCACGACTGGCTCTTTCCGCAAATGGCCGCCGTGGTGCACGCGGGGAGCGCCGGCATCACCGGCGCGGGCTTGCGCGCGGGCGTGCCCGCCGTGCCCATACCGGCGATGAACGATCAGCCGTTCTGGGCCGAGCGCCTGGTGAAGCTCGGCGTGGCCCCCGGCGCCCTTCGCTTCCAGAAATTGTCGCCGGCGCGGCTCTCGTACTTCGTCCAGCAAGCCGTCACGCAGCCGCAACACCGCCAAGCGGCGCAGCGCGTGGCCGAGTGCATCCGCACCGAGGATGGCGCGGGCCGCATCGTCGAAGCCGTGGAGCGCATCGCCGCCAGCAATTAG
- a CDS encoding DUF72 domain-containing protein, which translates to MSTRYHIGAKSLRGGIPAYSKRFDLLEVHADPTSPSIAALRRWRKAVPPHFEFCVVAGKHLGAVKESPELVRELELAIEMIAALQARCFLLPTPVEVTPSSLWRERIARLLERLPRDATSVIWEPRGVWEHETAAAAAKKWGVVLSVDPVRETVPPGPVAYARLRALGETQSYGESALARVVSAIGPRRDAYVVLETASALAECKTLRRLAARGDGAVERGGGGRVVRPRTVTTMKVRDDEQE; encoded by the coding sequence ATGAGCACGCGTTATCACATCGGTGCCAAAAGTCTGCGCGGAGGTATCCCCGCGTACTCCAAACGTTTCGACCTGCTCGAGGTGCACGCCGATCCGACGTCGCCGTCGATTGCGGCGCTTCGGCGCTGGCGCAAGGCGGTGCCTCCACACTTCGAATTTTGCGTCGTCGCGGGCAAGCACCTCGGGGCCGTCAAGGAATCGCCGGAGCTCGTTCGCGAGCTGGAGCTGGCCATCGAGATGATCGCTGCGCTCCAGGCGCGCTGTTTTTTGCTCCCTACGCCGGTGGAGGTCACTCCAAGCTCGCTTTGGCGCGAGCGCATCGCACGTTTGCTCGAGCGGCTTCCGCGCGATGCGACGTCGGTGATCTGGGAGCCGCGTGGCGTGTGGGAGCATGAAACCGCGGCGGCCGCGGCGAAGAAGTGGGGCGTGGTGTTGTCCGTCGATCCGGTGCGCGAGACGGTTCCTCCGGGGCCGGTGGCGTATGCGCGGCTGCGTGCGCTGGGCGAGACGCAGTCGTACGGCGAGAGCGCGCTCGCGCGCGTGGTCTCGGCCATCGGGCCGCGCCGCGATGCGTACGTGGTGCTCGAGACGGCGTCGGCGCTCGCGGAGTGCAAGACGTTGCGGCGCTTGGCCGCGCGCGGTGATGGCGCCGTCGAGCGGGGCGGCGGGGGGCGCGTGGTTCGGCCGCGCACGGTCACCACCATGAAGGTTCGCGACGACGAGCAGGAGTAA
- a CDS encoding lysophospholipid acyltransferase family protein encodes MFERMKLGREALAHDGLFWRRIAAWGAQSGPEWWVKYSPAFFGLAGAVLVPSARRKVVANLRRIRGETSVLRNAVETGQTFTTYAGCLAEVLSNGSKNGRVPQAELIGRERVLEVAALKKGIVVVTIHTGGWETVGPLFSRIGLRVMMAMEPERDPRARELQDEARRAAGLLVAHVGGDPLDSLPLLRHLQTGGVVALQVDRLPPGIRTESVRLLGAPGEIPLGPLRLAQLSGAPLVPIFCAREGYRRYRLEASPPIFLPRRASRDEVHDAAQKVADAVTAFLRVHPTQWFHFGDY; translated from the coding sequence ATGTTCGAACGTATGAAGCTCGGGCGCGAAGCACTTGCCCACGATGGCCTGTTCTGGCGACGGATCGCAGCATGGGGCGCGCAAAGCGGTCCCGAGTGGTGGGTCAAGTACAGCCCCGCGTTCTTCGGGCTCGCGGGGGCGGTTCTGGTGCCTAGCGCGCGGCGCAAGGTGGTGGCCAACCTGCGGCGTATTCGTGGGGAGACGTCGGTGTTGCGCAACGCGGTCGAGACCGGGCAGACGTTTACGACCTACGCGGGCTGCTTGGCCGAGGTGCTGTCGAACGGGTCCAAGAACGGGCGGGTGCCGCAGGCCGAGCTCATCGGGCGCGAGCGGGTGCTCGAGGTGGCCGCGCTCAAGAAGGGCATCGTCGTGGTGACGATTCATACGGGCGGGTGGGAGACCGTGGGCCCTCTGTTCTCGCGCATCGGGCTCCGGGTGATGATGGCCATGGAGCCGGAGCGCGATCCCCGCGCCCGCGAGCTGCAAGACGAAGCGCGGCGCGCGGCGGGGCTCCTGGTGGCCCACGTAGGGGGCGATCCGCTCGACTCGCTGCCGCTCCTGCGTCACCTGCAAACGGGCGGCGTGGTGGCCCTGCAGGTCGACCGCTTGCCCCCCGGCATTCGAACCGAGAGCGTTCGCCTCCTGGGCGCGCCGGGCGAAATTCCGCTGGGGCCCTTGCGCCTGGCGCAGCTCTCCGGGGCGCCGCTGGTGCCGATTTTTTGCGCCCGTGAGGGCTACCGCCGCTACCGCCTCGAGGCGAGCCCGCCCATTTTTCTACCGAGGCGGGCGTCGCGCGACGAGGTCCACGATGCGGCGCAAAAAGTGGCGGACGCCGTCACGGCATTTCTACGGGTTCACCCGACCCAGTGGTTTCATTTCGGCGACTACTGA